The segment CGGCCGCCGCGCTCCAGGACGCCGGAGCCACCCGGATCTGGCTCGCGGGCAGGAACGGCACGCTGCCGAACGTCGAGAATTACGTTTTCAGCGGGTGCGACGCGGTCGGGGTGCTGACGACGACGCTCGACGACCTGGGAGTGGCGCGATGACGATCCCGGACTTCTCGAACCTCGAGCTCGGCGCGCCGCGAGGCGCGACCGCAGAGCAGTGGGCCGCCGCGGCCGGGAACCCTCCGACCTGGGACACGCCGGAAGGCATCCCGGTCGAGCCGCTCTACACCGCGGCCGACACGGCCGGCCTGGACTTCCTCGACACCTACCCGGGCATCGCGCCGTACCTCCGCGGCCCCTACCCGACGATGTACGTCACCCAGCCCTGGACGATCCGGCAGTACGCGGGCTTCTCGACGGCGGCCGAGTCCAACGCGTTCTACCGCCGCAACCTGGCCGCCGGGCAGAAGGGCCTCTCGGTCGCGTTCGACCTGGCCACGCACCGCGGCTACGACTCCGACCACCCGCGGGTCGCCGGTGACGTGGGCATGGCCGGGGTGGCGATCGACTCGATCTACGACATGCGCCAGCTGTTCGACGGGATCCCGCTCGACCAGATGTCGGTGTCGATGACGATGAACGGCGCGGTACTGCCGGTGCTCGCGCTGTACATCGTCGCGGCCGAGGAGCAGGGCGTCGCTCCCGAACAGCTGGCCGGGACCATCCAGAACGACATCCTCAAAGAGTTCATGGTCCGCAACACGTACATCTATCCGCCGCAGCCGTCGATGCGGATCATCTCCGACATCTTCGCGTTCACCTCGCAGCGGATGCCCCGCTTCAACTCGATCTCGATCTCCGGCTACCACATCCAGGAGGCCGGAGCGACGGCCGACCTGGAGCTGGCCTACACGCTGGCCGACGGCGTCGAGTACCTCCGCGCGGGCGCCGCCGCGGGCCTGGAGATCGACAAGTTCGCGCCCCGGCTGAGCTTCTTCTGGGCGATCGGCATGAACTTCTTCATGGAGGTCGCGAAGTTGCGGGCCGCACGCCTGCTCTGGGCGCGCCTGACGAAGGAGGCCGGCGCGACGAACCCCAAGTCGCAGTCGCTCCGGACTCACTCCCAGACCTCCGGCTGGTCGCTCACCGCCCAGGACGTGTTCAACAACGTGGTGCGCACCTGCGTCGAGGCGATGGCGTCGACCCAGGGCCACACGCAGTCGCTGCACACGAACGCGCTCGACGAGGCGCTGGCGCTGCCGACCGACTTCTCGGCCCGGATCGCCCGGAACACCCAGCTGCTGCTCCAGCACGAGTCCGGCACGACCCGGGTGATCGATCCCTGGGGCGGCTCGTCCTACGTCGAGCGGCTGACCCACGACCTGGCTCAGCGGGCCTGGGGGCACATCCAGGAGGTCGAGGCGGCCGGGGGCATGGCCCAGGCGATCAACGACGGGATCCCGAAGCTGCGGATCGAGGAGGCCGCGGCCCGCACGCAGGCCCGGATCGACTCCGGCCGCCAGCCGGTCATCGGCGTCAACCGGTACCGGCCGGACGCCGACGAGCCGATCGAGGTGCTGCGGGTCGACAACGCGTCGGTGCGCCGCGAGCAGCTCCTGAAGCTGGAGAAGCTCCGGGCCGAGCGCGACCCGCGCGCGGTCGAGGACGCGCTGACCGCGCTCACCAAAGCGGCCGACGCCGGCGACGGGAACCTGCTGGCCCTGGCCGTCGACGCGGCTCGGGCCAAGGCCACGGTCGGCGAGATCTCGGACGCGCTGGAGAAGGTCTACGGGCGTCACGCCGGCCAGATCCGTACGATTTCCGGCGTGTACCGGGATGAGGCGGGTGGGGCCGGGAACGTCGCCGCGGCTCGCTCCGCGACCGCCGACTTCGAGGCCGCCGAGGGACGCCAGCCGCGGATCCTCGTCGCCAAGATGGGCCAGGACGGGCACGACCGGGGTCAGAAGGTGATCTCGTCGGCGTTCGCCGACCTCGGCTTCGACGTCGACGTCGGCCCGCTGTTCCAGACCCCGGCCGAGGTGGCCCGCCAGGCCGTGGAGGCCGACGTGCACATCGTCGGGGTGAGCACGCTGGCCGCCGGCCACCTGACCCTGGTGCCCGCGCTGCGCGCGGAACTGGCCGCGCTCGGCCGCGACGACATCATGATCGTCGTCGGCGGCGTCATCCCCCCGGCCGACGTGTCGCCGCTCGCCGACCTCGGCGCGTCCGCGGTCTTCCTCCCCGGCACGGTGATCGCCGACGCGGCCCTCGGCCTCCTGGCCGAGCTACGCACCCGTCTCGGTCACCCTGACCCGTCGTGACTTTTTGCTACGCCGCCCGGCGAACCACCGCCCGGCCGGTCGAATCTCGGCGGAACGCGGAATGAGCCGACCTCCGGCCCCGGATGTCGATGCCTACGCGGCCGGCGTGCTCGCCGGAGACCGGGCGTGGATCGCGCGGGCGATCA is part of the Cryptosporangium phraense genome and harbors:
- the scpA gene encoding methylmalonyl-CoA mutase, producing MTIPDFSNLELGAPRGATAEQWAAAAGNPPTWDTPEGIPVEPLYTAADTAGLDFLDTYPGIAPYLRGPYPTMYVTQPWTIRQYAGFSTAAESNAFYRRNLAAGQKGLSVAFDLATHRGYDSDHPRVAGDVGMAGVAIDSIYDMRQLFDGIPLDQMSVSMTMNGAVLPVLALYIVAAEEQGVAPEQLAGTIQNDILKEFMVRNTYIYPPQPSMRIISDIFAFTSQRMPRFNSISISGYHIQEAGATADLELAYTLADGVEYLRAGAAAGLEIDKFAPRLSFFWAIGMNFFMEVAKLRAARLLWARLTKEAGATNPKSQSLRTHSQTSGWSLTAQDVFNNVVRTCVEAMASTQGHTQSLHTNALDEALALPTDFSARIARNTQLLLQHESGTTRVIDPWGGSSYVERLTHDLAQRAWGHIQEVEAAGGMAQAINDGIPKLRIEEAAARTQARIDSGRQPVIGVNRYRPDADEPIEVLRVDNASVRREQLLKLEKLRAERDPRAVEDALTALTKAADAGDGNLLALAVDAARAKATVGEISDALEKVYGRHAGQIRTISGVYRDEAGGAGNVAAARSATADFEAAEGRQPRILVAKMGQDGHDRGQKVISSAFADLGFDVDVGPLFQTPAEVARQAVEADVHIVGVSTLAAGHLTLVPALRAELAALGRDDIMIVVGGVIPPADVSPLADLGASAVFLPGTVIADAALGLLAELRTRLGHPDPS